One region of Gemmatimonas sp. UBA7669 genomic DNA includes:
- a CDS encoding response regulator, translated as MAASVAPSAPAPPAHKTGSLRARLRLVAIFVALAFGLLAWLRARDRQLAEQRLTGERASDNALAVTQSLDGQIAQAQTLLQSLTYVVDPAAPSAETDSVLRVLHEKIVAPYANLFMVDTNGTMIGAARIHPAGRRRMDVGDRPYFLDTKLAQRFTVGDPVRSRARGDSAWLMPFMAPVPDPRTGRAVAYVGATILVDSLEGVQMARRLPQGSVLTVLNTKGRIIIRTLDTDRWVGRQFPGFSERGQAEQPVGIDTIVPSDIDRIDRLFGSEFMRNTPWRVYVGIPVNEAFAAARLQFIYDFLIGLLGGVFVVFIAYWVTGRLLRPIESLTLDARAISEGDMRRRSQITSDDEVGELARTFNAMADALVDREAALTASQDRLREAQKLEALGSFAGGIAHDFNNYLSSILGHVELARETVPPQHDARGELDHAIDATRRAADLTRQILVFSRQQVVEPRLVNPNEIVRGIERLLARVLGENVALSCQYDDTLGSIRVDPGRFEQVLMNLATNARDAMPQGGQFHIGLSRLHVEAGSILDAEPGTYVCFTARDSGEGIPREVLDRIFEPFFTTKERGRGTGLGLAIAYGIVKQAGGVMTVDSATGSGTTLRVLLPELDRPADVTTRSDEVPPPVGQERLLVVDDEPAVAKIAERLLQQAGYEVESAIGARDALSRFDTQHFDMVISDVVMPGMSGPELVRELTRRRPELRVLFVSGYADDDALVADIAARQVAFLPKPFSRASLLHKVRDVLDARRAAR; from the coding sequence GTGGCCGCTTCTGTTGCTCCCTCAGCCCCCGCGCCCCCGGCGCACAAAACCGGCAGCCTGCGCGCGCGGCTTCGTCTGGTGGCCATCTTCGTGGCCCTCGCTTTCGGGCTACTGGCCTGGCTCCGAGCGCGCGACCGGCAATTGGCCGAACAGCGGCTGACGGGCGAGCGCGCAAGCGACAATGCCCTGGCCGTCACCCAGTCGCTCGACGGCCAGATTGCCCAGGCGCAAACCCTGCTCCAGAGCCTCACCTACGTCGTCGACCCGGCCGCCCCGAGCGCGGAAACAGACTCCGTGCTGCGTGTGCTGCATGAGAAAATCGTGGCGCCCTACGCCAATCTGTTCATGGTGGACACCAACGGTACCATGATTGGCGCCGCGCGCATCCACCCGGCCGGGCGTCGTCGCATGGACGTCGGGGATCGTCCCTACTTTCTGGACACCAAGCTCGCCCAGCGCTTCACGGTGGGTGACCCGGTGCGCTCACGTGCCCGCGGCGATTCGGCTTGGCTCATGCCCTTCATGGCGCCCGTACCCGACCCCCGCACGGGCCGCGCGGTGGCCTATGTCGGCGCCACCATTCTGGTGGACTCGCTGGAGGGCGTGCAGATGGCTCGACGCCTTCCGCAGGGCTCCGTGCTGACGGTGCTCAACACGAAGGGTCGCATCATCATTCGTACGCTCGACACCGACCGCTGGGTGGGACGGCAGTTTCCCGGCTTCTCCGAGCGCGGGCAGGCCGAGCAGCCTGTTGGCATCGACACCATTGTCCCGAGTGACATCGATCGCATAGACCGGCTGTTCGGTTCCGAGTTCATGCGCAACACCCCGTGGCGCGTGTACGTGGGCATTCCGGTCAACGAAGCCTTCGCCGCGGCGCGACTGCAGTTCATCTACGACTTTCTCATCGGCCTCCTCGGCGGTGTGTTTGTTGTCTTCATCGCGTACTGGGTGACCGGACGCCTGCTGCGTCCCATCGAATCGCTCACGCTGGACGCGCGCGCCATCTCCGAGGGCGACATGCGCCGTCGCTCACAGATCACCAGTGACGACGAAGTCGGTGAACTGGCGCGCACCTTCAACGCCATGGCCGACGCGCTGGTCGACCGCGAGGCGGCGCTTACGGCCTCACAGGACCGCCTGCGCGAGGCGCAGAAGCTCGAGGCCCTCGGTTCGTTCGCGGGCGGCATCGCCCACGACTTCAACAACTATCTCTCGTCCATTCTCGGGCATGTCGAGCTGGCGCGCGAAACCGTGCCGCCGCAGCACGACGCACGCGGCGAACTCGATCACGCCATCGATGCCACCCGGCGCGCGGCCGATCTTACCCGGCAGATTCTCGTTTTCAGTCGTCAGCAGGTCGTGGAACCGCGCCTCGTGAACCCCAACGAGATCGTGCGGGGCATCGAGCGACTGCTCGCACGCGTGCTCGGGGAGAACGTGGCGCTCAGCTGTCAGTACGATGACACGCTCGGCAGCATTCGCGTGGATCCGGGTCGCTTCGAGCAGGTGCTGATGAATCTCGCCACGAATGCGCGCGATGCCATGCCGCAGGGTGGTCAGTTCCACATCGGCCTCTCACGCCTGCATGTGGAAGCGGGTTCGATCCTCGACGCCGAACCCGGCACCTACGTGTGCTTCACGGCGCGCGACAGCGGTGAAGGGATTCCGCGCGAAGTCCTCGATCGCATCTTCGAGCCCTTCTTCACCACCAAGGAGCGCGGGCGCGGCACGGGCCTGGGCCTCGCCATCGCCTACGGCATCGTCAAGCAGGCCGGTGGCGTCATGACGGTGGACAGCGCCACCGGCAGTGGCACCACCCTGCGTGTGCTGCTGCCCGAGCTCGACCGCCCCGCCGACGTCACCACGCGCAGCGACGAGGTGCCGCCGCCGGTCGGACAGGAACGCCTGCTGGTGGTGGACGACGAACCCGCCGTGGCCAAGATCGCCGAGCGGCTCCTGCAGCAGGCTGGCTACGAGGTGGAATCGGCCATCGGCGCCCGTGACGCCCTCTCCCGCTTCGACACACAGCACTTCGACATGGTCATCAGCGATGTCGTGATGCCCGGCATGTCGGGGCCGGAGCTCGTGCGCGAACTCACGCGCCGCCGGCCTGAGCTACGGGTGCTGTTCGTCAGTGGCTACGCCGACGACGATGCCCTGGTGGCGGACATCGCCGCGCGGCAGGTGGCCTTCTTGCCCAAGCCCTTCTCGCGCGCCAGCCTGCTGCACAAGGTGCGGGACGTGCTCGACGCGCGGCGCGCGGCGCGATAG
- a CDS encoding nuclear transport factor 2 family protein → MFATPLSSVRLLAAVWRRTVLSSAVVVAGAWTPAAVAAQGTAQPAEKAAVMAVVQKLFDGMRAGDSSMVRSVFAPNVRMITVAPRQGVMTASVTNGADNFAKAVGTPHAEVWDERIANEKVEIDGALASVWVDYAFFRGTTFSHCGVDHFLLTKDSAGTWTILELADTRRNSGCEQWTKK, encoded by the coding sequence GTGTTTGCTACGCCGCTCTCATCCGTCCGTCTGCTTGCTGCCGTCTGGCGTCGTACCGTGCTGTCATCGGCGGTCGTGGTGGCCGGCGCGTGGACGCCCGCCGCAGTCGCTGCACAAGGTACCGCGCAGCCGGCGGAGAAGGCGGCGGTGATGGCGGTCGTTCAGAAGCTGTTCGACGGCATGCGCGCTGGAGACTCGAGCATGGTGCGCTCGGTGTTTGCGCCCAATGTGCGCATGATCACCGTGGCGCCACGACAGGGCGTGATGACCGCGAGTGTCACCAACGGTGCGGACAACTTCGCGAAGGCGGTTGGTACGCCACACGCCGAGGTGTGGGACGAGCGCATCGCCAACGAGAAGGTGGAGATCGATGGCGCGCTGGCGTCGGTGTGGGTGGACTACGCCTTCTTCCGCGGGACCACCTTCTCACACTGTGGTGTGGACCACTTCCTGCTGACGAAGGACAGTGCGGGCACGTGGACCATTCTCGAGCTGGCCGACACACGCCGCAACAGCGGCTGCGAGCAGTGGACGAAGAAGTAG
- a CDS encoding penicillin acylase family protein: MTPTLRRLFRASIALALLSAARPTPVDAQPAVWEAQAKRVTIMRDQWGVAHVYGERDADAVFGMVYAQAEDDFPRIETNYINAMGRLAEVEGEREIWRDLRMKLFIDTLEIKALYAKSPAWLQALMQGWANGLNWYLHKNPQVKPRLITRFEPWMALTFSEGSIGGDIESVNLRGLEQFYGPRSGGAAPARDDAESAVQPFGEEPGGSNGFAVAPQNTVNGHAMLMINPHTSFYFRPEIHMASREGLDAYGAVTWGQFFIYQGFNHRLGWMHTSGGGDVIDEYLETVSPKGKGFTYRYGSGTRNVTAKVIRLPYKTATGMAARTVTAYFTHHGPVIRTQTVNGAERWVAVRMMNNPLDALQQSYLRTKATDFASFSKAMELRTNSSNNTVYADADGVIAYFHGNFIPKRDPSIDFTRPVDGSDPRTEWQGLHTLNEMILIKSPSSGWLMNTNNWPFTASGADSPKIGDWPVYMSAQREDNARGVHAVRVLQGRKDFTLDGLIAAAYDSYLPAMEQLIPPVVAAWDALPASDPLKTRLAVPVRTLRNWDYRFGVASVAMTLANAYGEAATQSQAAAARQAGTPTLEYIASKAAPAQLLGALSRAVETLERDFGSWQMPWGDVNRFQRLSGDIGAGFDDSKPSLPVAFASANWGSLAAYGQTGARTTKKYYGNRGNSFVAAVEFGPRVRAKSVLAGGVNNDPSSPYFFNQGERYATGAFKDVSFHREDVERNAVRTYQPGQ, encoded by the coding sequence ATGACCCCGACCCTTCGTCGCCTCTTCCGCGCCTCCATCGCGCTCGCGTTGCTGAGTGCTGCGCGTCCCACCCCGGTGGACGCGCAACCTGCCGTATGGGAGGCCCAGGCCAAGCGCGTGACCATCATGCGCGATCAGTGGGGCGTGGCGCACGTGTACGGGGAACGCGATGCCGATGCGGTGTTCGGCATGGTGTACGCGCAGGCCGAGGATGACTTCCCGCGCATCGAGACGAACTACATCAATGCCATGGGTCGTCTGGCCGAGGTGGAGGGCGAGCGCGAGATCTGGCGCGATCTGCGCATGAAGCTCTTCATCGATACGCTCGAGATCAAAGCCCTTTACGCCAAGAGCCCCGCGTGGCTGCAGGCACTCATGCAGGGCTGGGCCAATGGGCTCAACTGGTATCTGCACAAGAATCCGCAGGTCAAGCCGCGGCTGATCACCAGGTTCGAGCCGTGGATGGCGCTCACCTTCAGCGAAGGCTCCATTGGCGGTGACATCGAGTCGGTGAACCTGCGCGGCCTCGAGCAGTTCTACGGCCCGCGCTCGGGTGGTGCAGCTCCAGCGCGCGACGATGCCGAGTCGGCAGTGCAGCCCTTTGGTGAGGAGCCGGGTGGATCGAACGGTTTTGCAGTGGCCCCGCAGAACACGGTGAACGGTCATGCGATGCTGATGATCAATCCGCACACCTCGTTCTACTTCCGTCCCGAGATTCACATGGCCAGCCGTGAGGGCCTCGATGCCTACGGCGCCGTGACCTGGGGACAGTTCTTCATCTATCAGGGCTTCAATCACCGTCTGGGCTGGATGCACACCTCGGGCGGCGGTGACGTCATTGACGAGTATCTCGAGACGGTGTCGCCCAAGGGCAAGGGCTTCACGTATCGCTACGGCAGCGGCACGCGCAATGTGACGGCCAAGGTCATTCGCCTGCCATACAAGACGGCCACGGGCATGGCGGCGCGCACGGTGACGGCCTACTTCACGCACCATGGCCCGGTCATTCGCACGCAGACCGTGAACGGGGCGGAGCGCTGGGTGGCGGTGCGCATGATGAACAATCCGCTGGATGCGCTGCAGCAGAGCTATCTGCGCACCAAGGCCACGGATTTCGCGTCGTTCAGCAAGGCCATGGAGCTGCGCACGAATTCGTCGAACAACACGGTGTACGCCGATGCCGATGGCGTGATTGCCTACTTCCACGGCAACTTCATCCCGAAGCGTGATCCGTCCATCGATTTCACGCGCCCGGTGGATGGCAGCGACCCGCGTACCGAGTGGCAGGGACTGCACACGCTGAACGAGATGATCCTCATCAAGAGCCCGTCGAGCGGCTGGCTGATGAACACGAACAACTGGCCGTTCACGGCGTCAGGTGCGGACAGCCCGAAGATCGGCGACTGGCCGGTGTACATGTCGGCGCAGCGCGAAGACAATGCGCGCGGTGTGCATGCGGTGCGCGTGCTGCAGGGTCGCAAGGACTTCACGCTCGACGGCCTCATTGCCGCCGCGTATGACAGCTATCTGCCGGCCATGGAGCAGCTCATTCCGCCGGTGGTGGCGGCCTGGGATGCGCTGCCGGCCAGTGATCCGCTCAAGACGCGGCTGGCGGTGCCCGTGCGCACGCTGCGCAACTGGGACTACCGATTTGGTGTGGCCAGTGTGGCCATGACGCTGGCCAATGCCTACGGCGAAGCGGCTACGCAGTCGCAGGCCGCAGCGGCCCGTCAGGCCGGCACGCCCACGCTCGAGTACATCGCCAGCAAGGCGGCGCCCGCGCAGCTGCTGGGCGCCTTGTCGCGCGCGGTGGAGACGCTGGAGCGCGACTTCGGTTCATGGCAGATGCCCTGGGGCGATGTGAATCGCTTCCAGCGCCTGAGCGGCGACATCGGTGCCGGCTTCGACGACAGCAAACCCAGCCTGCCGGTGGCCTTCGCGTCGGCCAACTGGGGCTCGCTCGCGGCGTATGGACAAACGGGCGCCCGCACCACCAAGAAGTATTACGGCAATCGCGGCAACAGCTTCGTGGCCGCGGTGGAGTTCGGGCCGCGCGTACGAGCCAAGAGTGTGCTGGCCGGCGGTGTGAACAACGATCCATCGTCGCCGTACTTCTTCAATCAGGGCGAACGCTACGCGACCGGCGCGTTCAAGGATGTGAGCTTCCACCGTGAAGACGTGGAGCGCAACGCGGTGCGCACTTACCAGCCCGGTCAGTGA
- a CDS encoding RsmD family RNA methyltransferase produces the protein MRIVGGTFKGRNLTSPNDFRVRPTAEPVRVAIMKAIKADIDGARVLDLFAGTGALGLEALSRGARYVDFVEFRPASLHALKANVAALRVHEKVRVYKKDALPFADALPVDRYDVAFADPPYESRMLDRLIERWQQAPWSRVLVAEHARTHVLPKPSQQLLLEDSAVSIYRTTPPA, from the coding sequence ATGCGCATTGTCGGCGGTACGTTCAAAGGCCGCAATCTGACGTCGCCCAATGACTTCCGGGTGCGTCCCACCGCCGAACCCGTGCGCGTGGCCATCATGAAGGCCATCAAGGCGGACATCGATGGTGCGCGGGTGCTCGATCTGTTTGCCGGCACCGGCGCGCTGGGACTCGAAGCCCTTTCCCGCGGCGCACGTTACGTGGACTTCGTGGAGTTCCGTCCGGCCAGTCTGCACGCGCTCAAGGCCAACGTGGCTGCGCTCCGCGTCCACGAGAAGGTGCGCGTATACAAGAAGGACGCGCTGCCCTTTGCGGATGCGCTGCCTGTGGATCGCTACGATGTGGCCTTTGCCGATCCCCCGTACGAATCGCGCATGCTGGACCGGCTCATCGAGCGCTGGCAGCAGGCGCCGTGGTCGCGCGTGCTGGTGGCCGAGCACGCGCGCACCCATGTGTTACCCAAGCCGTCGCAGCAGTTGCTGCTTGAAGACAGCGCCGTCTCCATCTACCGCACGACCCCTCCCGCCTGA
- a CDS encoding group II truncated hemoglobin — translation MTHYEQLGGEAGIRALVDRFYDLMDSAPEAVNVRALHATNLKVSREKLFLFLTGWSGGPQLYVEKYGHPMLRMRHFPFAIGARERDEWLWCMHRALDEHEAPEDLKGYLRQRFDQLADHMRNQPE, via the coding sequence ATGACGCACTACGAGCAATTGGGCGGCGAAGCCGGCATCCGCGCCCTGGTGGATCGGTTCTACGATCTCATGGACAGCGCACCGGAGGCGGTCAACGTGCGCGCGCTGCATGCGACCAACCTCAAGGTGTCGCGTGAGAAGTTGTTTCTGTTTCTGACCGGCTGGTCGGGCGGTCCGCAGCTGTACGTGGAGAAGTACGGCCATCCCATGCTGCGCATGCGTCACTTTCCGTTTGCCATTGGGGCGCGCGAACGTGACGAGTGGCTGTGGTGCATGCACCGGGCCCTCGATGAGCATGAGGCGCCGGAGGATCTCAAGGGCTATCTCCGCCAGCGTTTCGACCAGTTGGCCGATCACATGCGCAATCAACCCGAATAG
- a CDS encoding YybH family protein has product MRLLTIGLSGITLLGIASLAGCTRVEGVPAVERRAIADSLSALVEAAYDFSRADAPASLLSLYPDSGRVISAAAGQALTTRDSLGGAIQGFWERVGQNMREPRFVLGSTWVDVITRDAAVMTLTYSIPHRTPAGNPHVVSGAWTMFWRRIDGRWVIVQEHLSDTPESTRSSVPDTTGLAAGSPTADTPHRH; this is encoded by the coding sequence ATGAGGCTGCTGACCATCGGACTGTCGGGCATCACGCTGCTCGGCATCGCTTCGCTTGCCGGCTGCACACGGGTCGAGGGCGTGCCCGCGGTCGAACGCCGCGCCATCGCCGACTCTCTGTCCGCGCTCGTGGAGGCCGCCTATGACTTCTCGCGTGCCGATGCGCCGGCCTCACTGCTCTCGCTCTATCCCGACTCGGGGCGCGTCATCTCAGCGGCCGCCGGACAGGCCCTTACCACGCGCGACTCACTCGGCGGCGCCATCCAGGGCTTCTGGGAGCGCGTAGGGCAGAACATGCGCGAACCGCGCTTTGTCCTTGGCTCCACCTGGGTGGACGTCATCACGCGCGACGCAGCGGTCATGACGCTGACCTACAGCATTCCGCACCGCACACCGGCCGGCAATCCGCATGTGGTCAGCGGCGCCTGGACCATGTTCTGGCGTCGAATCGACGGACGCTGGGTCATTGTACAGGAACATCTCTCCGACACACCGGAAAGCACCCGGTCGTCGGTGCCAGACACTACAGGTCTCGCTGCAGGGTCCCCCACGGCAGACACCCCGCATCGGCATTGA